One Desulfomonile tiedjei genomic window, ATTTCTTCGAGCACTGCCGGATCGCCGGTCAACAGAGTGGATAGCCACGGAGCAAATATGAAGATCGCCAGGGTAGGTATGAATATGATGGCGAAGCACAATGCTGCGGTGGCTTTGGCTCCGGATCGGGCCCCTGCGACGTCCCCCGCGCCAATCCGATTGCCGGTCAAGACCGCGGCTGCCATGTTCAGCGCGAATATGGGCAGAAAGATTATCGCTTCTATCCTGACCCCCGCTGTCATCGCGGCCAGCGCGATGATCTGTCCACCCTCCATCCGGCCCACCAGAAAGTAGATAACGAGGGTCCCCGCGTTCCACGCGGTTTGCTGAAGCGCGGGTGGAACGCCGAGTTTGGCGAGATTCCTCAAGCAGGGGAACCGCGGACTCATCAGGGCCCTCAAGGTTACATGGCCCGGCCCCCAGAAAATGTGGATCAGGTTAAGGGCCATGCCGAGGGTCGTAGCGATAGCAGTGGCCCATGCAATGCCCAAGTAACCCAGGGAAGGAAAAGGTCCCAAACCCAGCCCGAGACCCAAGGATGCAATGACGTTGACCGCGGATGCGATAAAATTGTTGATCAAGGTGATACGGATGCGGCCTGATGCTCGCAGGACTCCGCCGGTTATGATCATCATGTAAGTCGGGATAAGAACCAGGGCAAAAATCCTGACAAAAGCCTCTCCGATGGCCTGAATGCCTTCCGGCATTCCTGCGAGCCGCACCAGTTGGGACGGCCACATCAAAGCAATAAACGTCATCCCCCCTGAGATCGCCAGTCCCATGACCACCGCGTTGGCAGTGATGTTCCTGACCCCACGGTTCGATTTTGCACCGTAGGCCTGGGAGACCATAGATACTGTTCCGACGGTGATAGCGTTGGCCAGAATCACTAGGGTCCAGTAGAGCTGCGCCACGTACCCGACCGCGGCCAGAACGTCGGTCCCCAGCTTACCCGCTACATAGACATCGGTAAGGCCAATGGAGAACTGAAAGAACATTATCAGGATCATGGGCCAGCCAAGTGCCCACGAATCTTTGAGGAAGGCTCTGATTTCAGTCACTCTGGATTGAAAAGG contains:
- a CDS encoding MATE family efflux transporter; translated protein: MMPFQSRVTEIRAFLKDSWALGWPMILIMFFQFSIGLTDVYVAGKLGTDVLAAVGYVAQLYWTLVILANAITVGTVSMVSQAYGAKSNRGVRNITANAVVMGLAISGGMTFIALMWPSQLVRLAGMPEGIQAIGEAFVRIFALVLIPTYMMIITGGVLRASGRIRITLINNFIASAVNVIASLGLGLGLGPFPSLGYLGIAWATAIATTLGMALNLIHIFWGPGHVTLRALMSPRFPCLRNLAKLGVPPALQQTAWNAGTLVIYFLVGRMEGGQIIALAAMTAGVRIEAIIFLPIFALNMAAAVLTGNRIGAGDVAGARSGAKATAALCFAIIFIPTLAIFIFAPWLSTLLTGDPAVLEEMTRYLRINMIGMPFMAIGVTLSGALQGAGDTYATMRIIFIGMWLLRIPFILAVIHVLRTDAVGVWWAMTISIILMCGMLIQRFRGEAWTKASIDEKNKTMLWEACLGRDPVKEGRKLPTGGDG